The DNA segment gGATTAAACAGATTTAATTTTCAGTAGTAAATGTGACAAAGTGTTGAATCCTTTCAATACAAGATACTGTTTTGAGGTTTCTATTTAGCAATAAATTGGCAAAGTCAAGACTATCAGCTCTAAATTCAAATCTCTTTCCAGTATAATGAACACTAACCACACAAACTCAAATAGGGGAAGGGCTGAAGAGTGTCTTTGAGAGCGTTCCTATTTGGCCAGCATGTCAGTTTCTGACCCGGCAGAACACTCTGCCCTGCAACTACTCTACCTCGTTACAAACACAGAAAAGCTATTGTCTATAAAAGTAGACATTTGGGATGCGGAGAAGAAAGCCTTGTCCTTCGATTTCTCTACGGTCATTTGTGAATCAGCTTTAGAACACATACAGTCTATTTTTTCATGAAAAAACCACGGACTCTGATCAAATAGACGTGCTAATGTTTCAACTCAAGTGTTCAATGCCTCTACATTTCTTTAGAGTGTGGATTTAGTGAATGAAATCCTTTCGAAATGGCTCTCATTATGGAGCAGGGCTGTCCAGCTAGGGAGAGaagacaaaaggagaaaagagcGAAGAAAGGTAGTTTCGAGGGAAAGCTTTGGGGAAAATGTGTTGAATGGGGGCGAGTGCTGTACTGGCTCGACTTGACCCTGGACAGACTTCCAAGGCCTGGGCTTCGGTCAGTACCTTTAACGATCAGGTAGGCGATGGCGAGAAGAAAGGCAAGGAGGCCGGCGAAGAGCAGCGAACAGAGAATGGAAAGGACCTGGACGGGCCACCGCCGAGGCTGGCTTCTGGCGGCCGCAGTGGCCGGGAAAATGCCATTGCGCTTCTCGGGCAGGACGGGAGACCCGTCCCCGAGCCGCTGGAGAGGCGGGGCCCTCCTGGGCTCCGACAACGCCCCGGCTGAGAACTCTGCCCGCAAATCGCGGGCCACTTGGTCGCACCCCTCGTCCTCGTCGACATCGCCCTCACCCCAGCCATCCCCCCTAGTGAAGTTGGAATTCACCCGCCGAGTCACGGGGCCGGGGGTGACCTGGCGGCGCCGTCGCGTGGACGCGGACGCGGACCCCGCACGCTCCATAAACGACATGGCGGGAAAGACGGAGAGACCCGAGGAGGTCGAACGTCCGCCGCAGCCCCGCCCCGTCCCGGCAACGGCCAATCAGCGACGGCTGCCGTCGGGCGAAACCAACGCGCGCGGGGCCGCGGGGGCGCGCGAGCGGCCGCCGCCAAGCGCGGCGGGTGCCTCTTCCGGAGGGGCTCCTGTGGAGCGCGCGCCCGCGGCCCGCTCCCACACACAGCCGAACTTCCTCGGCCCTTTCGGGTCCCGTCGGCTCGCACCGCCCGTCCCCCATAACAGCAGCTCCCCGGGCTGGGCTCGGCTCGGCCGCGTCCTAACTGCCAATCGCTTTCTCCCTCCGGCCGGCCATCTCCGCCCCTCGAGCTCCCCGCCAGCGACGCTGCGCGCGCCACCTCCCTCCGCCCGGGCGCGCGCTCAGCCGCGggcaggcgggcgggcgggcgcgcgCAGAGCTCGAGCTCCCCCCCCCTCGGAGCACAGGACCCCTCCCCACGCCTGCcccacgcgcgcgcgcgcgcactagGCCGATAACGCTGGGTGCCgcttcccccgcccccaccccaccctcggTGGCCTCAGGTTTGTGGGGCGAACGTAACTAGGGCGGGGGGGTGGCGAAGGTGGCAGGACGCCACTGCCGCACCCCCAGCGGGGTGCGGTGGTTCGAGCCCCGGAAGCCGGGTCCCGGCCGTTGTCCCCTTTCCTGGGGGAAGTTGGTGGAGTTTTCCCGGCTCAGCCCTCGACGCAGAAACTTCCTccgtccccctcccccctctccatGCAGGCGACGCCGTGCGAGGCCGAGGCCGGGGGCGAATCGCCGCAGAGCTGCGTGTCGGCCGCGCGCTCTGATTGGACAGCAGGGAAGCCTGTCAGTTTATTGGCCCCGCTGATCCCGCCCCGTAGCTCAGGGCAGCCTTTACCCTTTGGCCCCGGCGGGCGCCAGCCACTCAGATCGCTGCTTGTTGGTATGTGCAGCGGCAGTGGCCGCCGACGGAGCAGTCTGAGCCCGACGATGAGGCCGGGGACTGGAGCCGAGCGTGGAGGCCTCATGGTGAGTGAAATGGAGAGCCAACCTCCCTCGCGGGGTCCCGGGGACGGGGAGCGGAGATTGTCCGGCTCAAACCTGTGCTCCAGTTCTTGGGTCTCTGCTGACGGCTTCCTGAGGAGACGGCCCTCGGTAAGGGATCGGCGGGGTAGGGGAAAGCGGCACAATGAAAAACCGAGtcagagaaacaggaagcttTCTCCGAAAGGAGGAGAGTGTACCAGGAAGAGCTGCAGATGGTGGGCTGCGTCCCAGGAGAGAGGGCTGGAGGGCGGGAATGCACAAAGACGGACGTGGGACCTGGGACGTTCCAGGGGTCTGGGCCTACACAGACACCTTCGGAAGGTGCTGGCTCCCCGGCGGGCTTGTATGGCAGAGCCCTAGGCCTGTTTTACCGTCGGGTGCCTTAAGTCCCTGGGACTTGAGAGAGAAGCTGCCATCGTTTCTTTTCGCCGGGAGTAGTGGTGGGGGATTCTGTTGGGAGAATTGACAGCGGGTGTTTAGTTTCGGGCGAGGAACAATGgacatatgtctgtatgtgtacgtacatatatatatcaccagAAGTTTACGAAACGGGTCAGTTTGTTATTTACATTTAGTTTCTGGGACAGAATGACAGTCTTGATATTTTACCTGTATTAACAGATTTGACTTCCGAACTAGTATATTTATCTCCCAATGAAGTTACTCTTGGGTACCCACATTCTGTTTTATGTCAAAACCTCATCcaaattaatgtaattttaagtAATATAAGGTGGCTATATGTATAAAGGGGACAAAGTTGTGTTCTTAAGTTGGAATTCCATAGCCACCAAGGCTAGGCCGTCATTTAACATTGAGCAGATGAGGGGGCTGTAATCCGATAATGGATTTACTTTGTTAACTTTCAGATTCTTTAAAATAACCACTATAGTTTATTTTAAGATTAATATTTGTATATGCTAATATAATAACTTAACTTGATATTGTGCCATATAGgtcattgattttttaaaaaaaaaaacgtttacTCAGTGTCTTttcatgttttcatatttttcagaTGGGGCATCCTGGCATGCATTACGCACCAATGGGGATGCACCCTATGGGTCAGAGAGCAAACATGCCTCCCGTACCTCATGGAATGATGCCACAGATGATGCCCCCTATGGGAGGACCTCCAATGGGACAAGTAAGAATATGTTCTTTACTTAGTtttgttcatttctgttttattgtgtggagattttaaaatgtagttcAGTGCTGGACTTCCAGCTATTGAAGGGTTAGTTTATAGCCACATGTTTTCAGACAAGTCATGTTGAGCATCATTGTGACCAAATTTTGAATGTAGTAATACtgtacaaaaaaattattttcctcaaCAAAATTAAGATCTAAAGAATcttaagttgggtgtggtggcacacacccacacgcgcctttaatcctagcacttggggaggaagaggcaggagggtctcttgtgttcaaggccagactggtctacagagtgagttccccaggacagccaaggaaatacagagaaaccctgtcttgaaaatcaaaatctTTAAAGGGACATTATACGTATAGGCTCCTTGATTTAGTGACTTCTAGGTTGATTGTTAATGGTCTATgagtaaatatatatgtgtgtgtgtatatatatacacacacacatatcgaATGATTTTGGTGAACCATGTAAATGTGTAGCATCAGAAAAATAGCAATTACTCAGGATTTTCATTTAGAATGAATTTTATTCTTGGAATATCTTCCTTTTGTTGGGTGTGGAGGGATTTTATGCTCTATTACTAATTCTTCCCTGGACAGTGCGAAATAGGTAGCTCATTTTCtacctgatttttaaaatgatactgCTTCTACACTCCTAATTGTGAGTTGCCCCTTGTGTCTCTAGCACAAATTGAAAATGGACATTCTGTGGGAGTGATTTGGATTGAAAGATTGTAGCTGAGTCAGTGACACTGGTAGACAGAATTTCTATTTCTAATTTAGAAGTGTTGAATGAAGAAAGGCCAGAGCTTCAGTTCCATGAGCAGTTGTGTCCTATGGAAGGTTCTATAGTACACAGATCCTTGGGCAGGCTGGGTCATCCCATTTGAATGTCTTGATAAGTCATGAAAAATTTTGGTTAACAAAATATTATGGAAAACCagttgtatattttcttttgctaATGAGTACTGTTGGCTTTGATAATGGTCTAAGCAATGAAGACTAAAGTTATTGGTGAAATTGCAGTGGAAACAGGagcttgtgttttctgtttttatttaaagtagaATGGCTCAGTGTcgagtatatatttttttttatatttggagTATAGCCCTTAATTTTGTATAAATTTCTTATTCAGAGGCACCAGACTAAAAAGGTTCTTCCTGCAGGAGTTCCTTATGTAAAAGATTCCTTTGCTCTGTTACTCTAGAATATCAGTACCTGAAGCTCCCTAGGAGATGCAGAGACAGCTCTGATCCTCTTCTGTACCTTTCCATCTCTAAGCAGCACAAAGcccttcttgttttcttggtaGAGCTGCTCTAACTAGATAATGagcttttaaaagatatttattctttaaatgctctggttcttatttaaaattagtttctttccacagaaagataaaataaaacaatttgctACTGCCAGATGCTTCTCTCTTTTCTGGGGCCTTCTGTTTCCATTGGGCCGGTCAAGGTAAGTTTTGCAAGGGGTTGACCTGCTTACCCTTGCTGTAATGGTGCTGTTGCACTAGCAAACCTGAGGTGCCAGTTAGTCATTTTCACTACAATGCGGACTTTATTTTTGAAGTAATTGGCATAAACTGGTCACAGTTTGTTTTATGGCCCCTTCTCTTTAGCTGTGCCAGTGACTGCCTTCCTAACAAGTTTACTTGCTACTCAGATACTTCAGATATTCTGAAGTTTGCTTCATGGTCttatactcctttttttttctagtctagTATGTTTATGCACCATTAAGTACACCTGACTATTTAAATGTTTAgaattctttctccctctgttggTTCCCTGTGAGGATAATGAATACTTTAGGATATTAGCTCTGAAAGTCTCAAGAGAATAgccattatttcattttctagtaCTCATCCCCCCACCAACAAATATGGGTCCTAACTTTTGGTAAAGCTAACTTTTTTTCAGCTTTATGATACTAGGAAGGCATGATAAGCTGAATGAATCCTTAAGGAATCTAGGATTCTTTCTCAAGCTCTGTGAACTTTCTCCTAATGATGAACTGATCATTTTCCTATATCGTTTCTTCTATTTGCATATGCTCAGAATTATTAATAAATAGTAGTCACAATGCAGATATTTGAGAAGAAGTAGGGTGTATGGTTCATGGTGGTGAATAAATGGTCTTGccatacatctttttaaaagttta comes from the Microtus pennsylvanicus isolate mMicPen1 chromosome 9, mMicPen1.hap1, whole genome shotgun sequence genome and includes:
- the Arl6ip6 gene encoding ADP-ribosylation factor-like protein 6-interacting protein 6; the protein is MSFMERAGSASASTRRRRQVTPGPVTRRVNSNFTRGDGWGEGDVDEDEGCDQVARDLRAEFSAGALSEPRRAPPLQRLGDGSPVLPEKRNGIFPATAAARSQPRRWPVQVLSILCSLLFAGLLAFLLAIAYLIVKELHAENSKNEDDVDTGLLGFWSLLTLSLTAGFSCCSFSWTVTYFDSFEPGMFPPTPLSPARFKKLTGHSFHMGYSMAILNGIVAALTVAWCLM